The proteins below are encoded in one region of Apium graveolens cultivar Ventura chromosome 4, ASM990537v1, whole genome shotgun sequence:
- the LOC141716818 gene encoding cyclic nucleotide-gated ion channel 2-like — translation MHRRISFIHGFTKSKNKKVEDVSTQCEPSHQSKWKAASGSPLFPVDPSPDNTTGKNKKSNIFDPRKPNIKRLNRFLILSRGVSLAIDPLFLIAVSASGGDKPCIYLDGAMLAFATVLRTVLDVIHMVHIWFKFRMSYVSKESLVIGSGKLVWDTHSIANNYVRSLKGFWFDLFVILPAPQVVYWLIFPKLLREEKMEDVMNIAQLIFLFQFFPKLYHCFYLMRGVRKVTGYLFGTVWWGFILNLIAYFLASHVSGGFWYVLSVQRITECLKKQCHESKQCNALALTCPTEVCYSSYTRSCADTSSMKADFSTCMDQNGDFPFGLYAFALPLIVKNSNIVKILYANLWGLMTFSTMGNNLTPSTQPYEVIFTIIMVLAGLALFTLLIGNIQVFLHSVTARRRKMQIKYRDMEWWMRRRQIPSHLRRRVRDYELQRWATTGGQDEMEFIKDFPDGLRRDIKRFLCLDLVRKVPLFNHLDDIILDHICDRVKPMIYSKDEKIIKEGEPVQCMMFIVSGSIMRSQNVTQDIVTTTSIEPGGFFGDELISWCLRQSSTGRFPASSATYTCMEPIEAYGLNADHLLYITTHFRYTFLRGELKSKTRYYSSNWRSWAAVNIQLAWRRYLQRTKHDYENRRTCNGDAIYGANSGDQKLRHFALMFMSLRPRDQLQ, via the exons ATGCACAG GCGCATTTCATTCATACATGGATTCACCAAATCAAAAAACAAAAAAGTTGAAGATGTGAGCACCCAGTGCGAACCGAGTCATCAATCCAAATGGAAAGCTGCATCTGGTTCACCTCTCTTTCCGGTCGACCCTTCACCCGATAACACAACCGGTAAAAACAAAAAATCAAATATATTCGATCCACGAAAGCCAAATATCAAGAGACTCAACAGATTTCTTATTTTGTCACGTGGTGTTTCGTTGGCAATTGATCCTCTCTTCCTCATCGCCGTGTCAGCCAGCGGGGGTGACAAACCGTGCATTTACTTGGACGGGGCTATGTTAGCATTTGCTACCGTGTTACGCACGGTCCTGGATGTCATACACATGGTGCATATCTGGTTCAAGTTCAGGATGTCGTATGTGTCAAAGGAGTCATTGGTTATTGGAAGCGGGAAGCTTGTGTGGGATACGCATTCTATCGCAAATAACTACGTGCGATCGCTCAAGGGCTTCTGGTTCGACTTGTTTGTTATACTTCCGGCTCCGCAA GTTGTGTATTGGTTAATATTCCCAAAACTACTTAGAGAAGAAAAGATGGAAGATGTGATGAATATAGCGCAATTGATCTTCTTATTTCAATTTTTTCCCAAACTATATCACTGCTTCTACCTAATGCGTGGAGTGAGGAAGGTGACTGGGTATCTTTTTGGCACAGTTTGGTGGGGTTTTATCCTCAATCTCATTGCTTACTTTCTTGCTTCACAT GTGTCTGGGGGATTTTGGTATGTATTGTCTGTACAACGTATAACAGAGTGTCTTAAGAAACAGTGCCATGAAAGTAAACAATGTAATGCACTTGCTTTGACATGTCCAACAGAAGTTTGTTATAGCAGCTACACGCGTTCCTGCGCTGACACCTCTAGCATGAAGGCGGATTTCTCAACTTGCATGGACCAGAACGGAGATTTCCCATTTGGTCTATATGCTTTTGCTTTGCCTCTTATTGTAAAGAATTCTAACATTGTTAAAATTCTATATGCTAATCTTTGGGGTCTCATGACGTTCAG CACTATGGGCAATAATTTGACCCCTTCAACCCAACCGTATGAAGTAATTTTTACCATTATTATGGTGCTAGCGGGCTTAGCACTCTTTACTTTGCTAATTGGGAATATCCAG GTGTTCTTACATTCTGTGACGGCCAGACGGAGAAAAATGCAGATAAAATATAGAGACATGGAGTGGTGGATGAGACGGAGACAGATTCCCTCTCACCTGAGGCGAAGAGTTCGTGATTATGAACTTCAGAGATGGGCAACCACAGGAGGCCAAGATGAGATGGAATTTATCAAAGATTTTCCTGATGGATTGAGAAGAGATATTAAACGTTTCCTCTGCTTGGACTTGGTGAGAAAG GTACCATTGTTTAACCACTTGGATGACATTATCCTCGACCACATATGTGATAGGGTTAAACCCATGATCTATTCTAAAGATGAAAAG ATTATCAAAGAAGGTGAGCCTGTACAATGTATGATGTTCATTGTAAGTGGTTCTATTATGAGAAGTCAAAATGTCACACAAGACATAGTAACAACAACTTCAATCGAACCTGGTGGCTTTTTTGGAGATGAACTTATCTCGTGGTGCCTTCGTCAATCATCAACAGGCCGTTTCCCAGCTTCATCTGCGACTTATACTTGTATGGAGCCAATTGAGGCATATGGGCTTAATGCTGATCATCTTTTATATATAACAACCCATTTTCGTTACACATTTCTAAGGGGTGAACTTAAGAGTAAAACAAGATACTACTCTTCAAATTGGAGGTCATGGGCTGCTGTCAATATACAATTGGCATGGAGGCGTTACTTGCAAAGGACTAAACATGATTATGAGAATCGTAGGACATGTAATGGTGATGCCATTTATGGTGCCAACAGCGGTGACCAGAAACTTCGACACTTTGCATTAATGTTCATGTCACTAAGGCCTCGTGACCAACTCCAGTAA